AATCATTTAATGCCGTCAATCAAATGCGCATACTTGGCCGCTGGATGCGCATGATCACGATACCGAATCAGTCATCGGTCGCGAAAGCTTTTCTTGAATTTGATGAGGTCGGACGCATGAAGCCATCAGCTTACTATGATCGCGTAGTCGATGTCATGGAAGAGTTAATGAAGTTCACTTTACTGACACGTGATGTAGCCACTTATCTTGTGGATAGATATAGTGAACGCAAGGAGACCGCAGAGGAACTGTCCAGGCGCGTCAATCAGCGTGGCATCTGATAGTTGCCCCCCCATTAGCCCGGCGACAGACTAATGGGGGTAAATGAATGTCATCCATTAATAAAAGCATAATTCACTTCATAATCCCGCCTCTTTTTTGAATTTCATGATGGCCACTCCTACCGCACTTGATGCTGCCGAATAATTCGTGCCAGCATTAATCATTGCTTCTGCCTCGGAATATTTCTTCGCATTGATAGCCTGTGCCACTTTACCAGCTTCAATATGAAATGCCGCATGCCTGGCAACGCAATCCGCATGCGTTGCCAGATTGCCGAATAAGGATTTGCCCTCGCCGTGCAAATACTTGCCCAACTCGCAGCAATTGTCCCTGGCGATAGTGGCAGCATCCATGGCTTCTTTTTTACTTATTGCCATACGGAATTTTGTCTTCCATTCTGAATGTTTAGCCACAGCATCTTCAAGATCCATGTCTTCTCCTCATTATTTTTTTACTTCCGGTTCAGGATAGATGTGCCTCACTTTCACGAGTTGATGCAAATCAAGCTGCAGGCAAAGCTGGACAGAGGTCACAAAGCAAAATTTCTCGACATCAACCACTATTCACACATCGTTACGGAAAGCAAAAAGATACTCATAAAACAAGATAGTAATAAATTGTTACGCATTTCGACCTTGACAAATATTAATAATAAATTAACCTTGAATTATTGACATGCAAATAAAGTAATAAGCATATGCATTAAATTTCCTCGTCTGCAATCTCTCCCTTTCAAGTGATTTTTGAGCATTTGAGCCCGTTTCTGACTGGCTTGGGGTGGATCGTTGTCGCCGTTTTTTTTTGCACGCACGGATTTGCATCACAGCAGGGATTTTGAACGTGTCATTTGTTTGTAACGGTGGCACGTGTTGTAGCTGCAAGGCAGGAGCCTGGCTTTTGCTTATTGAGTTTGTATTGTTGTCCAAATTTTCTGAATCCAGCACCAGGTATCTGAAAAAGCCCTATGCCTGATCTGTGTTTCAGTTTCAACCGAATGGAGAATGTGATGGCGAAAGACAAGTATTTTGTAGAAGTATTGGCCGCTGATCCGGCGAATATTCCTGATGTGGTCTTGCTCAATGGCTTTGTGGGTAATTCTGCACTGGAAGGCTATACCCGGCTGTACCTGAATGCAGTCCTGAATGAATATTATGAAATCCCCAGCGACGCAATCTTGCACACGGCGGCGGCATCCGCCAGCAGCAATAATCCCCTGGAAACAGCCTATGTATGGATCAAGGCCGATGCCGAGCTCATACGCAAGGGCAAGAGCGTGGCTGACACCAAGCTCAGTTTTTTCAACGGGCCCATACAAAGTGCGCAGGCAGCATCCGCCGCCAATGCTGCAGCCCAGGCAGCGGTGGCTGGCGGCCCTACCGGCGTACTGAACTGCACGCAGGCCCCGGCGCAATGCGGCAACACTGCATGGCCAGGTTGCCCTGATACCCCGAAATAATCTGACAGAAATTCCGACAAGAATTCAGACCGAATTACCCGAATTGGAATATTCGTGATGTGAAGGGCTCTTGTTTGAATGGCCTTTTTCTCATGCGAATGTGTGAAGAATGGCGCATGTCATTGCCCTGCTTCTTATCAGAGGCATGCATTGCGGCCATTAGTTTGTTGTTTTGTTTTTCCCTGGTTTTCTTTTTTGTTCATGAAATGCAGTACCACTCTTAGGAGAGTTTTGCCATGACTACTCAATTACCGATTTGTCACATCAACACATTGATTCCTCAATGCCTGCCTGTGACTATTCCGGCCGCATGTCATCATCTGACACAACCACCACAATGCCTGATACCAACTTCGCCTGTCATCTGCCATGTGACGCAACCGCCACAATGCTTCCCGCAGACTCTGGTTGGACCAATCTGCCAGCATGTCACCAGCCCCGCAATATGCCATTTCACCCATAATCAACCTCAATGCGGCATACAATGTCAGGCTAATACACGCTTGCCTATCACTACGACCTTCGATCCAACCATAATCCAAAACCAGACACCAGTATTCCAAAATCAGACACCGGTACTACATGGTGGTGTGGGTGGCCTGGCCGCACCAGCGCAGGCACAAAACTTTGCCGGAGCAGCAGCGCCTGCCCAGCAATTTGCAGCACAAGCCAATGTCGGACCAACCGGCGTACAGCATTGCACAGCCGCACCACAATTTTGCGGTAACACAGCGTGGCAGCCTTGCCCGCCCATCGGTCCAACCGGCGTGCAACATTGCACCGCTGCACCTCAGGTTTGCGGCAATACGGCATGGCAGGGTTGCCCGCCACCACAAGCACAACAAGCGCAACAGGCACAATTCCCTATCCATCCAACGACAAATCCTACTGCCAATACTCATTGCTTCATTTGCCCACCGTTCACCATTGAGGCGCAGCAGGCTGCACCTCAGCAAGCACAGGCAATGAACCCAACGAATGCGACACATTGCTTTGTTTGCCCTCCACCTACCCTGGAAGCACAACAGCAGGTTGGCCCAACTGGCGTTCACTTTTGCACAGCCGCGCCGCAATTTTGCGGTCATACAGCGTGGCATGGTTGCCAGCCACCACTGTCAGCGCCGCCACATTGCCCAACCGTTGTTGCCGCTGTTTGCCATACCGCCGTACCTGTTTGCCACACAGCTGCTACGGTGTGCACACAAACGGTAGCTCCCACCCATCTGCTGGGTTGCACTTGCCTGCCGATGACAGTTGGCCCTGTAATTCCTACCCAAAACATGCAAGTTTGTGGCAACACTTGCCTGCCAATGACGGTAGGGCCTGTTATTCCTACGAATAACATGCCAATTTGCGGCAATGTCACTGCACCTGGTTTTTGCTAATCAAGGAGCAAGTGAACTAAAGCAGTACAGAGCAGTTTGATCAGCCCTGGTAAAAACGGTCGGGATACATTCCCGACCGGGGGTTGACTCATTCTTTGTAAACCCCGGGTGCAATTTTGCACCTGGGGTTTCGGCATACTGGCAAGCGTAAGGCTTGCGCAATACCAGGAGTAATCAGGAATGTTTTTGACCGCATCCAATATGGCCCACTATCTGCTGGCGCGAGGCACGGTTCCACCAGGCGTGGTCGTCGATGGTGATTTCATGGTGGTAGAGGCAGGCCGCCGCAACCGCAATTACAAGATCATCAGACGCGATGGTTCAGGCTTGTTCGTCAAGCAGATCAAGGAAGTCGAGCCCATGGCAATCTCGACCATGCAACGCGAAGCAGCCTGCTACCGCATGGCGCAAAAAAAAGGCTATGAAGCATTGGCAAGACTGATGCCCGGCTTTGTCGATCATGATGCTGGCCGTCATTGCCTGACCATCAGCTTGTTACCTGGCGGTGAAAACCTGACAGAATTTCATGCCCGCAAAAAAACATTCCCAGCCGGGATAGGCAAGTTGCTCGGTGCTGCACTGGGAAGCTATCACCAGACCCTGCGTGGCAAGTCGCTGCAGGCAGAAGATCTCAGCAATTTCCCGCGTATGGCACCATGGATATTGAGTTTTCATCTGAACAGTGTGCAGGCTGGCTCCACCCTCAGTGGTGGCGTGCAACAATTGGGGGCACTGATCAGGCAATACCCTGACCTGCAGCAAAACCTGGCACGGCTGGCACAGGGCTGGCGCTATGACAGCATTATCCACGGTGACATGAAATGGGATAATTGCGTGGTCTATCCTGACCCCAATGGCGAACCGGCTTTACGCATCATAGACTGGGAACTGGTTGATTATGGCGATGCCAGCTGGGATATAGGGGCAGTGTTGCAAGCCTATCTGACCTCTTGGATTTACTCCATGCCGCTGTATCAGGAATTTGACCCTGCCCGCTTTGTCGATAAGGCTGTTTATCCACTGGAGGGCATGTACCCGTCCATACACGCTTTCTGGCGCAGCTATGTACAAACGGCAGGCATAGATAATTCGCAAGCCTATCCCTACCTGCTACGCTGCATAGAATACGGTGCTGCACGCATGGTGCAGACTGCGTTTGAATCACTGTATTACTCGCCCACCATGACCAATCATGCAGCGACCTTGTTACAGGTCAGCCAGAATATTTTGCGCGATTCACGGCAGGCCTCATCCGCCCTGTACGGGTTTAGCGGGGAGTTATCATCATGAGCGAGCCATCCATGCACGAAGAATTAAACAATATCTACGCTGCCTTGCAAATCCACAATCAGCATAGCTATGCACTAGGCAATAATACTCTCATCCCCGTCACATCGACAGGTGCCCAAGCCAGCCCAGCCCAGGCACTGACCGCCGCCATCAATAACAGCCTGTATGGCATGTACTATGTACGTGATGCTGTGGATGAAGCTGCCCTGCCTTCGCAAAGCCTGGTAGCCAACCTGAGCCAGGCCAACCAGACATCAGACCGTTGGGACCCTGGCTGGAAAATTTACCAGCAAAGCCCCGATGGCCGCGTCATGATACAAAAGGGTGAACGCAGCCGCACCGCAATGGCAGGCGAATACGCCGCCAACAAATGGCCGGGCATGCCAGCGCTGGCCGGTGAGATGGTGAACTTGCGTGTGTATCCCGGCACAGCCGATATGCAACAAGGCTTTTACTATGCGTTTGGCAGCAACCTGTCTGACCAGTTTGACGATTATGAACTGATACGTTTTTACTTCAATGTACCAGCCCATGCCGCAGCAGAATTACTCTACGGCCTGACCACACAACTGAACCGTTATGCCCTGCCCTTCAGGTATAAAACCCTGGTCGATGCCAGTGCCTACCGCCGCGCCGATGCCGCTGTACTGTACATCGCCAAGCGCCACTACGCCATGGTCGCAGCGCTGATGCAGGACTTGCATGCCAGCCTGGGCAGCAAGCTGCGTGCAGCCACACCAATGTTTTGTAAATCACTGATGAGTGGCATAGGTGTGGCAGAAGAACCGGGTACCGGTGAAAGCTTTGGCATGCACAGATGCAGGCTGGTGGCAGAAGGCATGGTCGATGCATGGCTGGCAGGCTCACAGAGCGTGAGCGCACGCGCAGACGCCGTGCAAAAACGCTTTGCAGCGAGCGGCATAGACATGCGCACCCCCTACCTGAACCGCAATTCAGTCAACCTGTTTGAAACACCCGTATTTAGCGGAGGCTTGCTGTTATGAATGCACCGATCAATGTACCTATGACTACACCTGTAACTGCGCCTATGACTGCACCCATCAATGCGGTCATCAATCCTTACAAAGAAATTTATCTCGACGTTGCCGACCGTATAGGTCGCAATTTATGCCGTGATGCGGTCTGGGATGGTGCGCGTTGCAACTGGCTGGGCTGGTCCATGGAAGCCGTGAATCAAAACTGGGTACCAGCTTACCGCTCCTTTGCCGGTGACCTGTATGGCGGCACCAGCGGCATCGCCCTGTTCCTCGCTGAACTGCATCAGTTCAGCGGCGACAAACAACAAAAACGGATACTCGAAGGTGCATTGAACCAGGCACTGTCGCTGTCTGACAAAATGCAGGGCCCAGCCCGCAGCGGTTTTTACGCAGGCAGCAGCGGCTTTGCCTATGTGCTGGTACGCATAGGTACATTATTGAAAAATGAAGCCCTTATCGCCCGTGGCCTGCGTGAAATGGCCAGCCTCAAAGAGCAGGTGCCGGATGCGATGTTCATCGATGTCATCGGCGGCAGTGCCGGTGCCATACCGGCGATGTTGAAACTCGGCCTGGAACACCAGCGCTCTGACTTCATCACCATGGCGCAAAGACACGGTGATTATTTGCTAGAGCACGCCAGCAAAAGCGACGCTGGCTGGTCATGGGAAACCATGCATGTGCCCGGACAAAAACACCTGACCGGTCATTCACATGGCGTGGCTGGCATCGTCACTGCCTTGCTGGAACTGTATCGCGCCACAGGAGAAAAGCGCTACCTGGATGGGGCCAACGAAGGCTTGCGCTATGAACGTGGCCTGTTCAGCGCCCAGCATAATAACTGGCCAGACCTGCGCATCATGGATGCCAGCCAGACCGATGCACCTCCGGTGTATAACATGGCCTGGTGCCATGGCGCACCAGGCATAGGTTTATCACGCCTGCGCAATGTTGCCCTGATGCCGGATGATGCCATGCTCATGCAGGAATTGAATGCGGCCATACAAACCACCGCCAGTTCACTGTTGCCTGCCTGGGTGCATGGCATAGGTAATTTTTCGCTGTGTCACGGCGCATGTGGCAATGCCGAATTGATGATCATGGCCGGACAATGTCTGAAACGCCCTGACCTGACACAGGTCGCCGAAAAGATAGGGCAGGAAGGCTGGCAGCATTACGGCCAGTCCGACATGCCCTGGCCTTGCGGCGTGGCAGGTACGGGTGAGACGCCTAACCTGATGCTGGGTACGGCGGGCATAGGGCACTTTTATTTGCGCCTGTATAACCCTGAGGCTGTGCCTTCGGTGTTGATTGTGACGCCGCCGGAGAAGGTGGGGAGTTGATTGAAATTTTGTAGGTTGGGCTACGCTTCATCAGCCCGACACTTGGCCTCAACATACGCATACGTTATTTAAACGCCGAGTGTTGGGCTGGAAAACCGCAGCCCAACCTACAAGTTCAAGCCAACCTACGAAAACATTAAAACAAACGATTATAGTAAGCCACTTGCGCTTTCAGACGAGAAATTTCAGCCTGATCACCACGTGTCACTGCATCTTGTATCGCCACACCATACAAGGCTTGTGGCGGCAAGCCCTTGGCCTTCATGGCTGTTTCCAGCGACGGTAAGAGGCGTTCTATTTCTGATGCGGCTGCCAGATAGTCCAGTGCCTGATCGCGGACGGTGGACATTTTTTTGACATCGCCACTGGCGATTGCTTCATGCATGGGTACTGCATACAAGGCGGCCAAGGGTGCTGCATGTGTTGGGGAAACCATATCTACTCCTTCGAGAAATCCTGGCATCAATATAAAGCCAGGCGGATTAAGGAAAATATTCATCAATACAAAATTTCCCCCGGCAAACCCCAAAAAATTTGGAGGCCGGGCTTTGATCGTTACACTGTGCTGGTCAGCACATGCAGGCGATCGAGTACGCTCTTGAGTTCTGTCATGACGGCTTGCCGTCTGGCTTCTTCAATGGCATATTTTTGTGCGGCGGTAACGACATCGGCATGGCAGTGCGGGCACTCTGTCTCATCCTGCCAGATGTACTCATGACAGTTGCGGCACAATCCCAGTTCAGGCAAGGGATTGCTGCTGGTGCGTTCTGCCACGCGTGGTGCTGGCGCAGGTTCCTCAGGCAGAATTTGCCTGCCGGGAATCGCTTCTTCATACAGTTCAAACCTGCCTATGGCAAAAGGCTTGTCAGGCGCTGGTGCCACTTTGCGGATTTTTTCATGTATGCCGCGTTTCTCCAGCTTCAGTGCACGGTAGTGGCAATAGGGATTATTGCCGGGCTTGCCGAACAGGGAATCTGAAGTCCAGGTACAGCCACCACGGCAGACATCGGCGTAGTAGCAGGTGCGACAATGCCCCCACAGTGAATCGATATTGCGCATGCGGCCAAAGTGCAGTTCCTCAGACGTGTTCCACAATTCTGCCACGGCAGTGTCACGGACATTGCCACCACCATAGGTTTCTGTTGCCAAAGATGGACAACCCTTGATGGTACCGTCCGCCTCAAGACCGATGACATTCTGGCCGGCAGCGCAACCTGTCCAGTGCAAGGTTTCATCACCGAGGCCACGCCAGTGATGCTCGAAAGGACCGAAGTAACCAAGGTTGTTGCCAAAGGTCAGCAACAGGCCGCGTTGCTGGCCTTCATGATAAAGGCGGTTCAGCAGTGGCATGAGCTCCAGCACGCGGTGCGGTTGCAGCAACAGGTGGTCATTCTCTACCGCATTGCCCATGGCCACGGTGATCTGTAATTGCCAGTGAGTGGCACCTGCTTCGATGATGCGGTTGAACAGGGGCTCCAGCTGATCTATGGTCTCTGCACCTATCTGGGTATTACAGCTGACACCCAGGCCCAGGGACTTGGCGGTTTCCATGGCACGCAGGGCATCATTCCAGGAACCGACCACGCCACGCACCCTGTCGTGATAATCCTTCATGCCATCGATGGACACACCTATGCCAAACAAACCGGCCTGCTTGCCTGCTTCCAGCCTTGCAGTATTGAGGTTGCGGGCACCGGTTTGCATGCCTACCCGTATGCCGTGACCAGCAATACGTTCCACCATTTGCAGCCAGTCCTTGCGCAAGAAGGCTTCGCCACCTATGAGGGTGATTTCACGCGTGCCCAGGGCGGCCAGTTGATCGATCACGGAGAAGGCTTCTTCGGTGGAGAGCTCACCCACCCTGCGCTTGCCTGCGCGAGAACCGCAGTGGCTGCATTTCAAATTGCAGGCGAGGGTAATTTCCCACACCACGTGCACAGGCGTATGGCCGTTGAGATCAGACAGCGTACGCGCCCTGGCGGGTTGGGATAGTTGAGAAGATTGAGATACCTGAGTTTGTTCCATACTTGGCTCCGGTGGCAAATGCCAGCAAGCTGGCATCCGGGATCATGCGGCTGTACTTATTTGCTGGCGTTGAGCTGTGCCAGCAGGCTTTGTGCGAGTTCTTTCAGGCGATCGACTTCGGCCTGATCACCACGCGCCTGCGCGTCCTGAATCGCGACGCCATAAGGTGTGACAGGGTGAAAAGCGGCGGCAGAGTTGCTGACACCACCGAGCAAATTGCCATAGGAAGCGAGTTCGGATTTGATGCGGGCGATTTCAACCTGGTCGCCGCGGGCGACGGCGTCTTGTATGGTAACGGCATACAGGGGACGGATAATACCGCCCTTGCTTTTGATGGCGCTTTCCAGTTCAGGCAACAGACGGGCCACATCGGCGGCAGCCGCCAGGTGGCTGAAGGCGGCATCACGCGCTGCGCTCATTTTTGCTGCGTCGCCACTGGCAATTGCATCGCTCATTGCGACTGCATACAGGGGGATGAAACCGCCATAAGATTCTTTACTGGTAGTCATAAAATTACTCCTTTAAGTGAGTACGGGTTATGAAACTGGGGTGGGTATCTATAAAATTCTGGAAACCTGCCTGCTATCAATATGGCAAGCTTACTTAGTATATTTTCAATTATTTAAAAGTCAATGACATTATTCTTTTTTTAATTAAATTAAATGGATAAAGAAATCATCAAGGCCGATGCTTTACACTTGGCAATCCTGCCAAACACTAAACCAGAACATGAATGTGAATAAAGTCAGTGGCACCGAAGGCTATGCAGAGATGGCGGATTACCTGGTGCAGCAATGGCAGGAAATTTCTTTCAAAGAACATCACGCTACCGTCTTGCACCTGCTGCCGGTAACACCTGGCCGTGTGCTTGATATTGGTTCTGGCATAGGTAGTGACGCTGCCGCCTTTGCAGCAATGGGACATCGTGTTGTCGCCGTAGAACCGGTCAGTGAATTACGCCTGCCGGGCATCGCCCTGCATGACTCAGCACTGATCACCTGGCTGGATGACAGCCTGCCAGACTTGTCATTACTCAGCGCCAGGAATGAGACTTTCGACCTTATCATGTTGAGTGCTGTGTGGATGCATCTTGATGAGCTTCAACGCCAACACGCCATGCCCAGACTCGCGAGTTTGATGAATACATCCGCGACCCTGATATTGTCGCTGCGCCACGGCCCTGTCCCTGCGGGACGACGGATGTTTGATGTCAGCGCCGCAGAGACCATAGGACTGGCTGCGCTGCAAAACCTGGAACCTATCTTGCACGCAGAGGCACCGTCAATACAAAAACTCAACCAGCAAAGTGGAGTGACATGGACACGGCTGGCGTTCAGGCATGCAACACCGTAAAGCGACAAAAATACCAAGATGCAAAGACACATATCATATTGACCACAATTGTCTTTTGTGAAACACTTCCTGTATTGAATTCATTTCAGGCTCATTTTCAGGCTCATTACATGGCAAACCCGCTACCCATCGTTGTGCCGCAACTCATGATGCAGCAGCGATGCGCATCCAGCATTGTCTTGCGTGGCCTGAATAATCCGCGCGGCATCAAATTCAAACAAGATGGCAGCCTGTTGCTGGTAGAAGCAGGCAGCGGCGATGCAGGGCAGCCTTTCTCTGGACGACTACTGCAATTCAAGCAAAATGCAGCTGGCGAGTATGTAAAGTACGAAGTACTCGCTGATGGTTTTCGCTCAATGAATATGCAGGCACGCATGTGCAGGGATGAAATATTTGGACTTGCCGATATCGCCTACGGCGATGGTCGCTGGTTGTTGAGCCAGACTGATTATGTGTCCGGCTCGCGCATACTTGATTTAAGCAGCCTGCCACCACGAGCAATCATCCATAGCCGTGGCAACCTGAATGCACTTTGCTATCATCCGCAAAGGCATAGCTGGCTGACGGTAAAACCAGATACCAACCAGGCGATAGAATTTATTGATGATCAGCCGGAAGCGGTAGTCGGTGCACTGGCAGATTTGTCTGGTGGCCAGCATGCGGTGCCAGTGACTATCATCCTGGATCAAAGCTCAACAACAGATGAGGCTAATCAGCCAGTCTTGATTTCCCTGTTCTCTGGCGAGTTGCAAGGCGATGCAGACAGGATGGGTATCAACTTTGAAAAAGGTGTCAGCCAGATCGTCAGACTGGATCTTGCTACGGGTGAAGTCAGCACAGTCATAGCGGGCCTGACGCTGGCGACTGGCATGGCATTCACTGAACAAGGACAATTGCTGGTGCTGGAATTATGCGAGGATTTTTTAGAACCCATGCCTGCAAATGCAGTGCCAAAAACTGCCTGGCATGGTGGTTTCAAGCGTTATTCCGGTCGCCTGCTTTGCATTGATCTGGGCAAGCGCACGGTAACTTGTCTTGCGAGGCATCTGGATACACCATCGAATTTATGCGTGGCAGGCAACACAGTTTTTATCAGCGAAGGCATGGGCCTGCCTGGTCGCCCCATCGCCAATGCAGATGGAGAAACCAAGGCACTCGAAGGCTATGTGCGCAAACTGATATTGCCCGAAAACTAGATCGCCTGTAAAAGCGCAGTCAGCTCAGCCAGCTTAGCGGGGAAAGGTGCCTGTGCCACCCACTCTGCCGGGTCACCTTCTTTTTGCCAGGCAAAACCAACCACGGCCATGACATCGCCCGCTTTGCTGAGCAGGGGAATCGCAATTGCCGCCTGTGCACCAACAGCCTTGGCACCGGGTCGTATATTGCCACTTTTATCGTCTTGCAGATTGCAGGTTTGCACAGGCGCCTTGCTCAACTGCGCCGCACCTGCCATGCCCTTGCCATGACTGACATGAGCAACGATGGCGAGTACTGGCTCGGGTATACGCAAGGCCGCACTCAGGTATAAATCTTCACCGCGCTGTACATGGATAGTACCAGCGGCAGCATCGAGATTGGCGATGCTGTCTTCCAGCCATTGCTGGTGTTCTGTGTTTTTTTCGAACATATTCATTCTCCTCAGTTTATGAGTATTGCTATCAATGTGAATCTTGCAACAGCTCTTGCCAGCTCTGGTCTTTGGCTGCTGTGATCAGATTTTGTTGCTGGCACAGTGAGCGAATTTTGCTGTCATGGGCAGGCAGGCTTTTGGCAATCGCCAGTTTTTCTGCGATGCTGCCTTGTTCAAGCGCACGCAATAATTCTGGTTCACCGAGCAATGCCAAATGCGGTGTCACGCAACGCCATAATTCAGGACTGATGGCACGTCCCGCTGCCCAGCGTTCATGGGCGAGATCAATCAGGATAGCGGCCAGGGCAGGATTATTCCTTTGCTCCAGGCCTTGTATTGGCCATAGCAGGCTGTCGAGAAAAAAACATTTGACGACCATCTGGTTCCAGGCAGCCTCATCAAACGCCTGCATGGGGTAAGGATTGCGGTGCGCCATCGCTTCAAAAATGGGACGCATGCTGGAGCGTATCGCTTCACGGGCGCGGTGCTCTATCGCCACCGCTGCGGGATACAGCGGAAAGCCGGAATACAGGGCGATCAGTTCATTGATCTCGGCACTGTCAGCGATGCTGTCCAGTTGCATGGCAAATTGCGCTTCATCACCGGCATAGCTGGCGAGTATGAAAGCCACCCTGGCTGCGATATCGACGCTCCAGGCCGAGGGGTCAAAACCAGGGCGTAGTGCATGCGCTGCGGCCAGTTCATCGGTACTCGAGTTCAAATCCTGTTTGCCGAGTTTGC
This is a stretch of genomic DNA from Undibacterium sp. KW1. It encodes these proteins:
- a CDS encoding EboA domain-containing protein; protein product: MRHPSLEEMQALTPTAAALSQLDIWIAARSTPEALLWFRLQCQQISTAKQERDVYRAMGMASRKLGKQDLNSSTDELAAAHALRPGFDPSAWSVDIAARVAFILASYAGDEAQFAMQLDSIADSAEINELIALYSGFPLYPAAVAIEHRAREAIRSSMRPIFEAMAHRNPYPMQAFDEAAWNQMVVKCFFLDSLLWPIQGLEQRNNPALAAILIDLAHERWAAGRAISPELWRCVTPHLALLGEPELLRALEQGSIAEKLAIAKSLPAHDSKIRSLCQQQNLITAAKDQSWQELLQDSH
- a CDS encoding GAF domain-containing protein; translation: MFEKNTEHQQWLEDSIANLDAAAGTIHVQRGEDLYLSAALRIPEPVLAIVAHVSHGKGMAGAAQLSKAPVQTCNLQDDKSGNIRPGAKAVGAQAAIAIPLLSKAGDVMAVVGFAWQKEGDPAEWVAQAPFPAKLAELTALLQAI
- a CDS encoding GDL motif peptide-associated radical SAM/SPASM maturase; amino-acid sequence: MEQTQVSQSSQLSQPARARTLSDLNGHTPVHVVWEITLACNLKCSHCGSRAGKRRVGELSTEEAFSVIDQLAALGTREITLIGGEAFLRKDWLQMVERIAGHGIRVGMQTGARNLNTARLEAGKQAGLFGIGVSIDGMKDYHDRVRGVVGSWNDALRAMETAKSLGLGVSCNTQIGAETIDQLEPLFNRIIEAGATHWQLQITVAMGNAVENDHLLLQPHRVLELMPLLNRLYHEGQQRGLLLTFGNNLGYFGPFEHHWRGLGDETLHWTGCAAGQNVIGLEADGTIKGCPSLATETYGGGNVRDTAVAELWNTSEELHFGRMRNIDSLWGHCRTCYYADVCRGGCTWTSDSLFGKPGNNPYCHYRALKLEKRGIHEKIRKVAPAPDKPFAIGRFELYEEAIPGRQILPEEPAPAPRVAERTSSNPLPELGLCRNCHEYIWQDETECPHCHADVVTAAQKYAIEEARRQAVMTELKSVLDRLHVLTSTV
- a CDS encoding DUF1843 domain-containing protein — protein: MTTSKESYGGFIPLYAVAMSDAIASGDAAKMSAARDAAFSHLAAAADVARLLPELESAIKSKGGIIRPLYAVTIQDAVARGDQVEIARIKSELASYGNLLGGVSNSAAAFHPVTPYGVAIQDAQARGDQAEVDRLKELAQSLLAQLNASK
- a CDS encoding DUF1843 domain-containing protein, with amino-acid sequence MVSPTHAAPLAALYAVPMHEAIASGDVKKMSTVRDQALDYLAAASEIERLLPSLETAMKAKGLPPQALYGVAIQDAVTRGDQAEISRLKAQVAYYNRLF
- a CDS encoding lanthionine synthetase LanC family protein, yielding MTTPVTAPMTAPINAVINPYKEIYLDVADRIGRNLCRDAVWDGARCNWLGWSMEAVNQNWVPAYRSFAGDLYGGTSGIALFLAELHQFSGDKQQKRILEGALNQALSLSDKMQGPARSGFYAGSSGFAYVLVRIGTLLKNEALIARGLREMASLKEQVPDAMFIDVIGGSAGAIPAMLKLGLEHQRSDFITMAQRHGDYLLEHASKSDAGWSWETMHVPGQKHLTGHSHGVAGIVTALLELYRATGEKRYLDGANEGLRYERGLFSAQHNNWPDLRIMDASQTDAPPVYNMAWCHGAPGIGLSRLRNVALMPDDAMLMQELNAAIQTTASSLLPAWVHGIGNFSLCHGACGNAELMIMAGQCLKRPDLTQVAEKIGQEGWQHYGQSDMPWPCGVAGTGETPNLMLGTAGIGHFYLRLYNPEAVPSVLIVTPPEKVGS
- a CDS encoding CZB domain-containing protein — its product is MDLEDAVAKHSEWKTKFRMAISKKEAMDAATIARDNCCELGKYLHGEGKSLFGNLATHADCVARHAAFHIEAGKVAQAINAKKYSEAEAMINAGTNYSAASSAVGVAIMKFKKEAGL
- a CDS encoding aminoglycoside phosphotransferase family protein; protein product: MTASNMAHYLLARGTVPPGVVVDGDFMVVEAGRRNRNYKIIRRDGSGLFVKQIKEVEPMAISTMQREAACYRMAQKKGYEALARLMPGFVDHDAGRHCLTISLLPGGENLTEFHARKKTFPAGIGKLLGAALGSYHQTLRGKSLQAEDLSNFPRMAPWILSFHLNSVQAGSTLSGGVQQLGALIRQYPDLQQNLARLAQGWRYDSIIHGDMKWDNCVVYPDPNGEPALRIIDWELVDYGDASWDIGAVLQAYLTSWIYSMPLYQEFDPARFVDKAVYPLEGMYPSIHAFWRSYVQTAGIDNSQAYPYLLRCIEYGAARMVQTAFESLYYSPTMTNHAATLLQVSQNILRDSRQASSALYGFSGELSS
- a CDS encoding bifunctional 2-polyprenyl-6-hydroxyphenol methylase/3-demethylubiquinol 3-O-methyltransferase UbiG, whose translation is MNVNKVSGTEGYAEMADYLVQQWQEISFKEHHATVLHLLPVTPGRVLDIGSGIGSDAAAFAAMGHRVVAVEPVSELRLPGIALHDSALITWLDDSLPDLSLLSARNETFDLIMLSAVWMHLDELQRQHAMPRLASLMNTSATLILSLRHGPVPAGRRMFDVSAAETIGLAALQNLEPILHAEAPSIQKLNQQSGVTWTRLAFRHATP
- a CDS encoding T3SS effector HopA1 family protein; the protein is MSEPSMHEELNNIYAALQIHNQHSYALGNNTLIPVTSTGAQASPAQALTAAINNSLYGMYYVRDAVDEAALPSQSLVANLSQANQTSDRWDPGWKIYQQSPDGRVMIQKGERSRTAMAGEYAANKWPGMPALAGEMVNLRVYPGTADMQQGFYYAFGSNLSDQFDDYELIRFYFNVPAHAAAELLYGLTTQLNRYALPFRYKTLVDASAYRRADAAVLYIAKRHYAMVAALMQDLHASLGSKLRAATPMFCKSLMSGIGVAEEPGTGESFGMHRCRLVAEGMVDAWLAGSQSVSARADAVQKRFAASGIDMRTPYLNRNSVNLFETPVFSGGLLL